The Buttiauxella selenatireducens genome has a window encoding:
- the ghoS gene encoding type V toxin-antitoxin system endoribonuclease antitoxin GhoS: protein MSSGDIERYVVTLKFEEHNLTDLNEMNNALTRGGFLLTLTDDEGKIHELGINTFGLISTLNPTEVEELARGLGQLALGREPEVSITTWDIWLQESK from the coding sequence ATGAGTAGCGGAGACATTGAACGCTATGTCGTCACATTAAAGTTCGAGGAACACAATCTCACGGACCTTAACGAAATGAATAACGCTCTGACTCGTGGAGGTTTTTTGCTCACCCTTACAGACGACGAAGGGAAAATTCACGAATTAGGGATCAACACCTTCGGTTTAATAAGCACTTTAAACCCGACTGAAGTTGAAGAGCTTGCCCGCGGCCTCGGTCAGTTGGCACTGGGAAGAGAACCCGAAGTTTCAATAACAACCTGGGATATCTGGCTACAAGAGAGTAAATAA
- the hxpB gene encoding hexitol phosphatase HxpB, translated as MAVTRQILAAIFDMDGLLIDSEPLWDKAELDILASIGVDISRRAELPDTLGLRIDLVVDLWFAQQPWNGPSREEVTNRIIARAISLVEETRPILPGVREAVALCKAQGLKVGLASASPLHMLERVLEMFDLRSQFDAIASAEHLPYSKPHPQVYLDAATQLGIDPLACVTLEDSVNGMIATKAARMRSIVVPAEENRDDVRWCLANAKLNSLTELRAEHLIG; from the coding sequence ATGGCTGTGACTCGCCAAATTTTAGCTGCGATTTTTGATATGGACGGTTTACTGATTGATTCTGAACCGTTGTGGGATAAGGCTGAGCTGGATATTCTGGCCAGCATTGGCGTGGATATTTCCCGCCGTGCTGAACTTCCTGACACGCTTGGTTTGCGCATCGATCTGGTTGTCGACCTGTGGTTTGCTCAGCAACCGTGGAATGGCCCGTCCCGTGAAGAAGTGACAAATCGCATCATCGCGCGCGCCATCTCATTGGTTGAAGAGACGCGTCCCATTCTACCTGGCGTGCGTGAAGCAGTAGCGTTGTGTAAAGCACAAGGGCTGAAAGTGGGGTTAGCCTCCGCCTCACCTCTGCATATGCTGGAGCGCGTGCTGGAAATGTTCGACTTACGTTCTCAGTTTGATGCTATCGCCTCGGCGGAACATCTGCCGTACAGCAAGCCGCATCCGCAGGTTTACTTAGACGCCGCCACTCAACTGGGCATCGATCCTCTGGCTTGTGTCACTCTTGAAGATTCAGTGAATGGCATGATTGCGACCAAAGCCGCACGCATGCGTTCTATTGTGGTTCCCGCGGAAGAAAACCGCGACGACGTACGCTGGTGTCTGGCGAATGCGAAACTGAACTCGCTGACTGAATTGCGCGCCGAACATCTGATTGGTTAG
- the pheM gene encoding pheST operon leader peptide PheM, with the protein MNAAIFRFFFYFST; encoded by the coding sequence ATGAATGCTGCTATTTTCCGTTTCTTTTTTTACTTTAGCACCTGA
- the pheS gene encoding phenylalanine--tRNA ligase subunit alpha — protein MPHLAELVANATAAINEAQDVAALDNVRVEYLGKKGHLTLQMTTLRELPPEERPAAGAVINEAKEKVQEALNARKNALESAALNARLAEETIDVSLPGRRIENGGLHPVTRTIDRIESFFGELGFTVATGPEIEDDYHNFDALNIPGHHPARADHDTFWFDATRLLRTQTSGVQIRTMKDKQPPIRIIAPGRVYRNDYDQTHTPMFHQMEGLIVDTNISFTNLKGTLHDFLRNFFEEDLQIRFRPSYFPFTEPSAEVDVMGKNGKWLEVLGCGMVHPNVLRNVGIDPEVYSGFAFGMGMERLTMLRYGVTDLRAFFENDLRFLKQFK, from the coding sequence ATGCCACATCTCGCAGAGCTGGTTGCCAACGCAACGGCCGCCATAAACGAGGCCCAGGATGTTGCCGCGTTAGACAACGTACGCGTCGAGTATTTAGGGAAAAAAGGGCATCTGACCCTGCAGATGACCACCCTGCGTGAATTACCACCAGAAGAGCGCCCAGCGGCTGGCGCGGTCATCAACGAAGCGAAAGAGAAAGTGCAGGAAGCATTAAATGCTCGCAAAAATGCATTGGAAAGTGCGGCTTTGAATGCTCGTCTGGCAGAAGAAACGATAGATGTCTCATTGCCAGGCCGTCGTATTGAAAACGGTGGTTTGCACCCGGTTACGCGTACCATTGACCGTATTGAAAGCTTCTTCGGTGAGCTGGGCTTCACCGTGGCGACTGGCCCTGAAATCGAAGACGACTACCATAACTTCGACGCGCTGAATATTCCTGGTCACCATCCAGCTCGCGCGGATCACGATACTTTCTGGTTCGATGCTACCCGTCTGCTGCGTACGCAGACTTCTGGTGTACAAATTCGCACCATGAAAGATAAGCAGCCGCCGATTCGTATTATCGCGCCAGGCCGTGTGTATCGTAACGACTACGATCAGACGCACACCCCAATGTTCCATCAAATGGAAGGTTTGATTGTTGATACCAATATCAGCTTCACCAACCTGAAAGGCACATTGCATGATTTCCTGCGCAACTTCTTTGAAGAAGATTTGCAGATTCGCTTCCGTCCGTCCTACTTCCCGTTTACTGAGCCTTCCGCTGAAGTTGATGTCATGGGTAAAAACGGCAAATGGCTGGAAGTGTTAGGTTGTGGCATGGTGCACCCAAATGTCTTGCGTAACGTGGGTATTGACCCAGAAGTTTACTCAGGCTTTGCGTTCGGTATGGGCATGGAGCGTCTTACCATGCTGCGCTACGGTGTGACCGATCTGCGCGCATTCTTCGAAAATGATTTACGTTTCCTCAAACAGTTCAAATAA
- the pheT gene encoding phenylalanine--tRNA ligase subunit beta: protein MKFSELWLREWVNPANSSEELSSQITMAGLEVDGVDAVAGEFNGVVVGEVVECGQHPNADKLRVTKVNVGGERLLDIVCGAPNCRQGLRVAVATVGAVLPGDFKIKAAKLRGEPSEGMLCSFSELGISDDHDGIIELPQDAPIGTDIREYLKLDDNTIEISVTPNRADCLGIIGVARDVAVVNKLPLHEPEMACVAATITDTLPIRVDAPEACPRYLGRVVKGINVKAPTPLWMKEKLRRCGIRSIDAVVDVTNYVLLELGQPMHAFDLNRIEGGIVVRMAEEGETLTLLDGNEAKLNADTLVIADQTKALAMGGIFGGEHSGVNDETQNVLLECAFFSPLSITGRARRHGLHTDASHRYERGVDSALQFKAIERATRLLLDICGGEAGPVIDVTSEAHLPKAATITLRRSKLDRLIGHHIEDAQVGDILRRLGCEVTEGDNQWTAVAPSWRFDMQIEEDLVEEVARVYGYNSIPDEPVQAGLIMGSHREADLSLKRVKTMLVDKGYQEVITYSFVDPKVQQLLHPGEENLILPSPISSEMSAMRLSLLTGLLNTVVYNQNRQQSRVRIFESGLRFVPDTQADLGIRQDLMLAGAICGNRYEEHWDLARNTVDFYDLKGDLEAVLDLTGKLSDIEFRTASNPALHPGQSAAIYLRGEYIGFIGVVHPELERKLSLNGRTLVFEVLWNKLADRAVPESKEISRFPANRRDIAVVVAENVPAADILVECKKVGANQVVGVNLFDVYRGKGVAEGYKSLAISLILQDTGRTLEEEEIAATVAKCVEALKERFQASLRD from the coding sequence ATGAAATTCAGTGAACTCTGGTTACGCGAATGGGTAAACCCAGCCAACAGCAGTGAAGAGCTTTCCAGCCAAATCACTATGGCGGGTCTTGAAGTTGATGGTGTTGATGCGGTTGCAGGCGAATTTAATGGTGTGGTTGTGGGTGAAGTGGTTGAGTGCGGCCAACACCCCAATGCCGACAAACTGCGTGTAACAAAAGTGAATGTCGGCGGCGAACGCCTGTTAGACATCGTTTGTGGTGCGCCAAATTGCCGTCAGGGCCTGCGCGTAGCTGTTGCCACTGTCGGCGCTGTGCTGCCAGGTGATTTCAAAATCAAGGCTGCAAAACTGCGTGGCGAACCATCAGAAGGCATGCTGTGCTCCTTCTCTGAGCTGGGTATTTCCGACGATCACGACGGTATTATTGAGTTGCCACAGGATGCACCCATTGGCACCGACATCCGCGAATATCTGAAGCTTGATGACAATACTATTGAAATCAGCGTGACGCCAAACCGTGCTGACTGTTTAGGTATCATCGGTGTGGCTCGTGATGTTGCTGTCGTCAACAAGCTGCCATTACACGAGCCAGAAATGGCCTGCGTTGCTGCGACCATTACCGATACGCTGCCGATTCGTGTCGATGCGCCGGAAGCTTGCCCACGTTACCTGGGCCGTGTCGTTAAAGGCATCAACGTTAAAGCGCCAACTCCACTGTGGATGAAAGAGAAACTGCGTCGTTGCGGTATTCGTTCTATTGATGCGGTTGTTGACGTAACTAACTACGTGCTGCTGGAACTTGGCCAACCGATGCATGCGTTCGACTTGAACCGCATTGAGGGTGGCATCGTGGTGCGTATGGCAGAAGAGGGTGAAACCCTGACGCTGCTTGATGGCAATGAAGCGAAGTTGAACGCAGATACGCTGGTTATCGCTGACCAAACTAAAGCACTGGCAATGGGCGGTATCTTTGGTGGCGAGCATTCTGGTGTGAATGATGAAACCCAGAATGTACTGCTGGAATGCGCATTCTTCAGCCCTCTGTCTATCACTGGACGTGCGCGTCGTCATGGCTTACATACCGACGCTTCCCATCGTTATGAACGTGGTGTGGATTCTGCGCTGCAATTCAAAGCTATCGAACGTGCGACTCGCCTGCTGCTTGATATCTGTGGCGGCGAAGCTGGCCCGGTTATCGATGTGACCAGCGAAGCGCATTTACCAAAAGCTGCCACCATTACTCTGCGCCGTAGCAAGTTGGACCGCCTGATTGGCCATCACATTGAAGATGCACAGGTTGGCGACATCCTGCGTCGTTTGGGTTGTGAAGTGACTGAAGGTGACAACCAGTGGACGGCTGTCGCGCCAAGCTGGCGCTTCGATATGCAGATTGAAGAAGACCTGGTTGAAGAAGTGGCGCGCGTTTATGGCTACAACAGCATCCCTGACGAGCCTGTACAAGCGGGTCTTATCATGGGCAGCCATCGCGAGGCAGACCTTTCCCTTAAGCGTGTGAAAACCATGCTGGTTGATAAAGGCTATCAGGAAGTGATCACCTACAGCTTTGTTGATCCTAAGGTTCAACAGCTGTTGCACCCAGGTGAAGAAAATCTGATTCTGCCAAGCCCAATTTCCAGCGAAATGTCAGCCATGCGTCTGTCCTTGCTGACTGGCCTGCTCAATACGGTGGTTTACAACCAAAACCGCCAGCAGAGCCGTGTGCGCATCTTTGAATCAGGCTTACGCTTTGTTCCTGATACGCAGGCAGACCTGGGTATCCGTCAGGATCTTATGCTGGCTGGCGCTATCTGCGGTAATCGCTACGAAGAGCATTGGGATCTGGCGCGAAACACCGTCGACTTCTATGATTTGAAGGGCGATCTGGAAGCGGTTCTGGATCTTACAGGCAAGCTTTCTGACATTGAATTCAGAACAGCAAGCAACCCAGCGTTGCATCCAGGCCAAAGTGCAGCCATTTATTTACGTGGCGAATACATTGGTTTCATTGGCGTTGTGCACCCAGAGCTTGAGCGTAAGCTTTCTCTGAATGGCCGTACGCTGGTGTTCGAAGTGCTGTGGAACAAGCTTGCAGACCGCGCCGTGCCTGAGTCGAAAGAGATTTCTCGATTCCCGGCGAACCGTCGCGACATCGCTGTTGTGGTCGCCGAAAACGTCCCAGCAGCAGATATTTTGGTCGAATGTAAGAAAGTTGGCGCAAATCAGGTAGTTGGCGTAAACTTATTTGATGTGTACCGTGGCAAAGGTGTAGCCGAAGGTTATAAGAGCCTTGCCATAAGCCTTATCCTACAAGATACGGGCCGTACACTCGAAGAAGAGGAGATTGCCGCTACCGTTGCAAAATGTGTAGAGGCATTAAAAGAGCGATTCCAGGCATCATTGAGGGATTGA
- the infC gene encoding translation initiation factor IF-3 — protein sequence MKGGKRVQPARPNRINREIRATEVRLTGLDGEPIGIVSLNEALEKAEEAGVDLVEISPNAEPPVCRIMDYGKFLYEKSKSSKEQKKKQKVIQVKEIKFRPGTDDGDYQVKLRSLVRFLEEGDKAKITLRFRGREMAHQQIGMEVLNRVRDDLSELAVVESFPSKIEGRQMIMVLAPKKKQ from the coding sequence ATTAAAGGCGGAAAAAGAGTTCAACCGGCGCGTCCTAATCGCATAAACAGAGAAATTCGTGCCACAGAAGTTCGTCTGACAGGCTTAGACGGCGAACCTATTGGTATTGTCAGTCTGAATGAAGCTTTAGAAAAAGCCGAAGAAGCTGGGGTTGATTTAGTAGAAATCAGTCCTAACGCTGAACCGCCTGTTTGTCGAATTATGGATTACGGCAAATTCCTCTATGAAAAAAGCAAATCTTCTAAGGAACAGAAGAAGAAGCAAAAAGTTATTCAGGTCAAGGAAATCAAATTCCGACCTGGTACCGATGATGGCGACTATCAGGTAAAACTCCGCAGCCTGGTTCGCTTTCTGGAAGAGGGTGATAAAGCTAAAATCACACTGCGTTTCCGCGGTCGTGAAATGGCTCACCAACAGATTGGTATGGAAGTGCTTAATCGCGTCCGTGACGATCTGAGTGAACTGGCAGTGGTCGAATCCTTCCCATCGAAGATCGAAGGCCGCCAGATGATCATGGTGCTCGCTCCGAAGAAGAAACAGTAA
- a CDS encoding YniB family protein, with amino-acid sequence MTYQQAGRIAVLKRVAGWVIFIPAVISTLISILKFMYEHSEKQAGINAVMLDFAHVMIEMMRFNTPFLNFFWYNSPQPDFHQQANILFWIIYALIFIGLALQASGARMSRQAKFLREGVQDQLILEQAKGPEGLTKEQIDAKIVVPRHTIFLQIFPLYILPVIIIVLGYFFFSLLGFI; translated from the coding sequence ATGACGTATCAACAAGCTGGACGCATTGCCGTACTCAAACGTGTGGCTGGCTGGGTAATTTTTATCCCAGCGGTAATTTCAACACTGATTTCAATTCTGAAGTTTATGTATGAGCACAGCGAAAAACAGGCAGGGATTAATGCTGTGATGCTGGATTTCGCTCATGTCATGATTGAGATGATGCGTTTTAATACGCCATTCTTGAATTTCTTCTGGTACAACTCGCCGCAACCCGACTTCCATCAACAGGCCAATATTCTGTTTTGGATAATCTATGCGCTGATCTTTATTGGCCTTGCGTTGCAGGCATCCGGTGCACGAATGAGTCGTCAGGCGAAGTTTCTGCGTGAAGGGGTACAAGATCAGTTGATTCTTGAACAGGCAAAAGGCCCTGAAGGGTTAACGAAAGAGCAGATCGATGCGAAAATTGTGGTACCGCGACACACCATTTTCCTGCAAATTTTCCCGCTCTATATTTTACCCGTCATCATTATCGTGCTGGGCTACTTCTTCTTTTCTTTACTCGGTTTCATCTAG
- the rpmI gene encoding 50S ribosomal protein L35 encodes MPKIKTVRGAAKRFKKTAGGGFKRKHANLRHILTKKSTKRKRHLRPKGMVSKGDLGLVIACLPYA; translated from the coding sequence ATGCCAAAGATTAAAACTGTACGCGGCGCCGCTAAGCGCTTCAAAAAGACCGCCGGTGGTGGTTTTAAGCGTAAGCACGCTAACCTGCGTCATATTCTGACTAAAAAGTCTACTAAGCGTAAACGTCACCTGCGTCCGAAAGGTATGGTCTCCAAAGGGGATCTGGGCCTGGTCATCGCTTGCCTGCCGTACGCATAA
- the pfkB gene encoding 6-phosphofructokinase II, producing the protein MTRIYTLTLAPSLDSATLTAQIYPEGKLRCTAPVFEPGGGGINVARAIAHLGGHATAIFPSGGATGEHLSNLLLDEHVAIDTVDVHDWTRQNLHVHAESTGEQYRFVMPGAALTDDELRKLEEKVLAIESGSILVISGSLPPGTEVSKLCDLVKSAQKSGIRCIVDSSGDALKATLEIGNIELVKPNQKELSALVNRDLTQPDDVRKAAQEIVDNGKAKRVVVSLGPQGALGVDASGCVQVVPPPVKSQSTVGAGDSMVGAMTLKLAENASLLDMVRFGVAAGSAATLNHGTRLCSMENTQKIYDYLRS; encoded by the coding sequence ATGACCCGCATTTATACATTGACACTTGCCCCCTCTCTGGATAGCGCAACCCTGACCGCACAAATTTATCCCGAAGGTAAACTTCGATGCACCGCACCCGTTTTTGAACCCGGCGGTGGAGGTATTAATGTTGCAAGAGCGATTGCCCATCTCGGCGGGCACGCAACCGCTATATTTCCATCCGGCGGCGCAACGGGGGAACACCTTAGCAATTTGCTTTTAGATGAACATGTCGCCATTGATACCGTCGATGTCCATGACTGGACGCGGCAAAATTTGCACGTTCATGCTGAGTCTACCGGTGAACAGTATCGTTTTGTCATGCCCGGTGCGGCCCTAACTGATGATGAGTTACGCAAACTTGAAGAAAAAGTCCTCGCCATCGAATCAGGCTCCATTCTGGTTATCAGTGGCAGCCTTCCACCGGGTACTGAAGTTTCGAAACTCTGCGACTTAGTCAAATCGGCCCAAAAATCAGGGATACGCTGTATCGTAGACAGTTCGGGAGACGCGCTGAAAGCGACGCTTGAAATCGGCAACATTGAGTTGGTCAAACCCAATCAAAAAGAGCTCAGCGCTTTAGTCAATCGTGACCTGACGCAACCTGATGATGTGCGTAAAGCGGCCCAGGAAATCGTTGATAATGGCAAAGCCAAACGGGTGGTCGTTTCGCTTGGTCCGCAAGGTGCTCTGGGCGTTGATGCCAGTGGGTGTGTGCAGGTAGTGCCACCGCCGGTGAAAAGCCAAAGTACGGTAGGTGCCGGTGACAGTATGGTCGGAGCGATGACGCTGAAACTTGCGGAAAATGCCTCTCTACTCGACATGGTTCGTTTCGGCGTCGCTGCCGGGAGTGCGGCGACTCTCAATCACGGCACTCGATTATGCTCTATGGAAAACACCCAGAAAATCTACGACTACTTACGCAGTTAA
- the rplT gene encoding 50S ribosomal protein L20, translated as MARVKRGVIARARHKKILKQAKGYYGARSRVYRVAFQAVIKAGQYAYRDRRQRKRQFRQLWIARINAAARQNGISYSKFINGLKKASVEIDRKILADIAVFDKVAFTALVEKAKAALA; from the coding sequence ATGGCTCGCGTAAAACGTGGTGTTATCGCACGTGCTCGTCACAAAAAAATCCTTAAACAAGCCAAAGGCTACTACGGTGCGCGTTCACGCGTTTACCGCGTTGCTTTCCAGGCTGTTATCAAAGCTGGCCAATACGCTTACCGTGACCGTCGTCAACGTAAACGTCAATTCCGTCAGCTGTGGATTGCACGTATCAACGCTGCAGCTCGTCAGAACGGGATCTCTTACAGCAAATTCATCAATGGCTTGAAAAAAGCTTCTGTTGAAATCGACCGTAAGATCCTGGCTGATATCGCCGTATTCGACAAAGTGGCATTTACTGCACTGGTTGAGAAAGCGAAAGCAGCTCTGGCGTAA
- the thrS gene encoding threonine--tRNA ligase — MPVITLPDGSQRHYDHAVSPLDVALDIGPGLAKACIAGRVDGELVDASDVIEHDAKLAIITVKDEAGLEILRHSCAHLLGHAIKQLWPHTKMAIGPVIDNGFYYDVDIDHTLTQEDLELLEKRMHELAEKDYDVIKKKVSWHEARETFVNRGESYKVAILDENISHDDKPGLYHHEEYVDMCRGPHVPNMRFCHHFKLQKTSGAYWRGDSNNKMLQRIYGTAWADKKQLNAYLQRLEEASKRDHRKIGKQLDLYHMQEEAPGMVFWHNDGWTIFRELEVFVRSKLKEYQYQEVKGPFMMDRVLWEKTGHWENYKEAMFTTSSENREYCIKPMNCPGHVQIFNQGLKSYRDLPLRMAEFGSCHRNEPSGALHGLMRVRGFTQDDAHVFCTEEQVRDEVNSCIRMVYDMYSTFGFEKIVVKLSTRPEKRIGTDEMWDRAEADLAVALQENNIPFDYQPGEGAFYGPKIEFTLYDCLDRAWQCGTVQLDFSLPSRLNASYIGESNERLVPVMIHRAILGSMERFIGILTEEFAGFFPTWLAPVQAVVMNITDGQSDYVNELTRKLQNAGIRVKADLRNEKIGFKIREHTLRRVPYMLVCGDKEVEAGKVAVRTRRGKDLGSMDVNELIEKLQSEIRSRNLNQLEE, encoded by the coding sequence ATGCCTGTTATTACTCTTCCTGATGGCAGCCAACGCCATTACGATCACGCAGTTAGCCCGCTGGATGTAGCCCTGGACATTGGTCCTGGCCTTGCAAAAGCGTGTATCGCTGGCCGTGTTGATGGCGAACTGGTTGATGCATCTGATGTTATTGAGCATGATGCGAAACTCGCGATTATCACCGTTAAAGATGAAGCTGGTCTGGAGATTCTCCGCCACTCATGCGCCCACTTATTGGGTCATGCCATCAAACAACTGTGGCCGCATACTAAAATGGCGATTGGCCCAGTTATTGACAACGGTTTTTACTACGACGTCGATATTGACCACACGCTGACGCAGGAAGATCTTGAGCTGCTCGAAAAGCGTATGCACGAGCTGGCTGAGAAAGATTACGACGTTATCAAGAAGAAAGTGAGCTGGCATGAAGCCCGTGAAACTTTCGTGAACCGTGGTGAAAGCTACAAAGTTGCGATTCTTGATGAAAATATCAGCCATGATGATAAGCCAGGTCTGTATCATCATGAAGAATACGTGGATATGTGCCGTGGCCCGCACGTACCAAATATGCGTTTCTGCCATCATTTCAAACTGCAGAAAACTTCCGGTGCTTACTGGCGTGGCGACAGCAACAACAAAATGTTGCAGCGTATTTATGGCACCGCGTGGGCAGATAAAAAGCAGTTGAATGCTTATCTGCAACGTCTGGAAGAAGCCTCTAAGCGCGACCACCGTAAAATCGGTAAGCAACTCGACCTGTACCATATGCAGGAAGAAGCGCCAGGTATGGTGTTCTGGCACAATGACGGCTGGACTATTTTCCGTGAGTTGGAAGTGTTTGTGCGCTCCAAGCTCAAAGAGTACCAGTATCAAGAAGTAAAAGGTCCGTTCATGATGGACCGCGTGCTGTGGGAAAAAACCGGGCACTGGGAAAACTACAAAGAAGCAATGTTTACCACGTCTTCCGAGAACCGTGAATATTGCATCAAGCCAATGAACTGCCCTGGCCACGTTCAGATCTTTAACCAGGGACTCAAATCCTACCGTGACCTGCCATTGCGTATGGCTGAGTTTGGTAGCTGCCATCGTAACGAGCCGTCAGGTGCGTTGCATGGCTTGATGCGTGTTCGTGGCTTTACTCAAGATGATGCTCACGTCTTCTGTACTGAAGAACAAGTGCGTGATGAAGTGAATAGCTGCATCCGCATGGTCTATGACATGTACAGCACCTTCGGATTTGAAAAAATCGTTGTGAAGCTGTCTACTCGCCCTGAAAAACGCATCGGTACCGACGAAATGTGGGATCGTGCAGAGGCGGATTTGGCCGTAGCATTGCAAGAAAATAATATTCCGTTTGATTATCAACCGGGAGAGGGCGCATTCTATGGTCCTAAAATTGAATTTACCCTGTATGACTGCCTGGATCGTGCATGGCAGTGCGGTACTGTACAGCTAGACTTCTCTTTACCATCACGCCTGAACGCGTCTTATATCGGCGAAAGTAACGAACGCCTGGTTCCGGTAATGATTCACCGTGCAATTCTCGGGTCAATGGAACGTTTCATTGGTATCCTGACCGAAGAATTCGCGGGTTTCTTCCCAACCTGGCTTGCGCCGGTACAAGCAGTGGTTATGAATATCACTGATGGACAGTCTGATTACGTTAACGAATTGACCCGTAAACTGCAAAATGCAGGCATTCGTGTAAAAGCAGACTTGAGAAATGAGAAGATTGGCTTTAAAATCCGTGAACACACGTTGCGTCGTGTCCCTTATATGTTAGTTTGTGGCGATAAAGAGGTCGAAGCAGGCAAAGTAGCCGTTCGTACTCGTCGCGGCAAAGACTTGGGCAGCATGGACGTAAACGAATTGATTGAAAAGCTGCAGTCAGAAATTCGCAGTCGCAATCTTAATCAACTAGAGGAATAG
- a CDS encoding fructosamine kinase family protein — protein MWQAISRLLSEQLGSAEIEQRTELPGGEIHSAWRIHYAGHDIFVKSDTRELLPIFTAEADQLELLSRSNTVRVPKVWGVGSDRDYSFLLLEYKPAKPLDAHNAFLLGQQLARLHEWSDQPQFGLDFDNDLSTNPQPNTWQRRWSTFFAEQRIGWQLELAAEKGIQFGDIDLIVEFVHQALASHQPQPSLLHGDLWSGNCAMDADGPFIYDPACYWGDRECDLAMLPLHPDQPPQIYDGYQSVSPLPADFLQRQPIYQLYTLFNRASLFGGQHLVIAQKALERVLAA, from the coding sequence ATGTGGCAAGCCATAAGTCGTCTGTTAAGTGAACAACTCGGTAGCGCTGAAATTGAACAACGTACGGAATTACCCGGTGGCGAAATTCATTCTGCATGGCGAATTCACTATGCCGGTCATGATATTTTTGTCAAAAGCGACACGCGGGAACTCTTACCCATCTTCACCGCTGAGGCCGACCAACTTGAGTTGCTTTCGCGCAGCAATACAGTGCGGGTACCGAAGGTCTGGGGTGTAGGCAGTGACAGAGATTACAGTTTCCTGCTCCTTGAATATAAGCCAGCAAAACCGCTGGATGCACACAACGCCTTTTTGCTTGGTCAACAACTGGCGCGTTTGCATGAATGGAGCGATCAGCCGCAATTTGGGCTCGATTTTGATAATGATCTTTCCACAAACCCACAGCCCAATACCTGGCAACGACGCTGGTCGACGTTCTTTGCAGAGCAACGCATCGGCTGGCAGCTTGAGCTTGCCGCAGAAAAAGGCATTCAATTCGGAGACATCGACTTGATTGTCGAATTTGTGCATCAGGCTCTGGCTTCCCATCAGCCTCAGCCTTCTTTATTGCATGGCGATTTGTGGTCAGGAAATTGCGCGATGGACGCTGATGGGCCATTTATCTACGATCCCGCCTGCTACTGGGGTGACAGGGAGTGCGACCTGGCAATGCTGCCGTTACACCCGGATCAACCGCCGCAAATCTACGACGGTTACCAGTCAGTTTCCCCGCTTCCCGCAGACTTCCTGCAACGCCAACCGATTTATCAGCTCTATACACTGTTTAACCGGGCGAGTCTGTTTGGCGGTCAGCATTTAGTCATCGCGCAAAAAGCACTGGAACGTGTACTGGCAGCATAA
- a CDS encoding DUF481 domain-containing protein — protein MNFVKTVPAAILLTGSALLSHFAIADNSVFTVMDDPATAKKPFEGNLNAGYLAQSGNTTSSTLTANTNMTWYNTSTAWSLWGNANNTSSNDERSSETYSAGGRSRYNMTDSDYLFGQASWLTDRYNGYQARDVLTAGYGRQFLSGPIHSLRVEFGPGVRYDEYADGGHKTQALGYASGIYNWQLTDNAKFIQGVSVLGSEDTTVNSETALEVAINEHFGLRVGYNVTWNSNPPDSAPEHTDRRTAITLGYKM, from the coding sequence ATGAATTTTGTTAAGACAGTACCGGCTGCAATTTTGCTGACCGGAAGTGCGCTATTGAGTCACTTTGCAATTGCAGATAATTCGGTTTTCACTGTCATGGATGACCCAGCCACAGCAAAGAAACCGTTCGAAGGTAATCTGAATGCAGGCTACCTTGCGCAATCAGGCAACACTACAAGTTCCACGTTGACCGCTAACACCAACATGACCTGGTACAATACCTCGACTGCATGGTCACTGTGGGGTAATGCGAACAACACCTCCTCTAACGATGAGCGCTCTTCTGAGACTTATTCGGCTGGTGGCCGTAGCCGTTACAACATGACCGACAGCGATTACCTGTTTGGCCAGGCGAGTTGGTTAACTGACCGCTACAACGGTTATCAAGCGCGTGATGTGCTGACCGCCGGTTACGGTCGTCAGTTCCTCAGTGGCCCGATACACAGCCTGCGTGTGGAATTTGGTCCTGGTGTTCGTTATGACGAATACGCCGACGGCGGCCATAAGACTCAGGCATTAGGCTACGCATCGGGTATCTATAACTGGCAGTTGACCGATAACGCCAAATTTATCCAGGGCGTTTCTGTGCTGGGTAGTGAAGATACGACGGTAAACTCTGAGACTGCGCTTGAAGTCGCGATCAATGAGCACTTTGGTTTACGGGTTGGCTATAACGTCACCTGGAACTCGAATCCGCCAGATTCTGCACCAGAACACACCGATAGACGTACCGCGATTACTCTTGGTTATAAGATGTAA